A stretch of DNA from Vanacampus margaritifer isolate UIUO_Vmar chromosome 1, RoL_Vmar_1.0, whole genome shotgun sequence:
aatgatcaTCCTCCAGGAGCCAGTGATTCCATAATTTTTGGCAGTCGTTATACTACAATAGTAGGTCTTGAACTTTTACACCAAGTAAGAATGCTAAACTCACCAAATATCTgcataattacaattattaaagTTAAATAGAGTAGTAGTATTAATTGTAAACGAGGCAGAGGTTTTACTATTTTTCTAAAATGTACTAAAGATTACTTCTGAAACGTTATACATCGCTTGGTTATCAAAGGTAACACTGTGATTAAAGTACTTCTTGAAAAGTAAGAAGTTAGggttgtgaattgcctagtacctgaagatttgattcgtatcacgattcataggtcacgattcgataccgattattcccgatgcgaatctatgaattgattattgcaaaaaaaacaactcaaatttagaaaatactaatcagttaacttgtacatgtacactgtaagatttgtatgaaaatgtatttatctgaaaattcaggttgcagtctgtttcatgtttgaacagcactaaaataaaatattaaggcttaatgttccattaatataacattattcaatgcttaatgtgtaaatcctaaccctaagtaagaagttttgttgaatattcccataaaaaattgatgtttaaaaatcaattcgacCGCAtatcgagaattgtgcgctgtaatatcgcgatatattgctgaatcgattttttttaacacccctaccTACTATACAtgtaaagtaaaagaaatgtgtttgattagttttaaaaaagaaaaacaaagcaactaTCAAATGCATATCAAAGTGTACTGAAATAGGTGTaaggtatataaaaaaaaatctctttgataattttttgaagccactttaactcttttactgccaaaaatgttaaatgacgtttagtaaaaacctaccgagggccgccaaggacgttaaaagacgttctccaatttttttatatttttttgggaaactgatggaggaaagccttggccagctgtggtgaaagtttcaagcagatctagttagcctaatggctatttttggcccctagatggcagcgatgactctcttttgacaagattgggtaggcgtcagtagaagacgtgaggcggagctagaggggacaatggctggggatgggaagcgaaaatggcgaccggttgcaagcagctcacgcttgagcatttttttcaaagacgaaaagcatcgaccagtgctaaagagcacattgatgacgacgatgatcatcgtcgatgatgatgatggtgactccgaggttggaagcgttgacgcggcagtagaagacgtgaggcggagctagatggctgaggaagtgaACAATagtgaccggttgcaagcagctcatcgaccaatgctaaagagcacagtgatgacgacgatgatgatgatggtggctctgaggttgacgccgaagttggaagtgttgacgcggcggctatgaccacgtcataaagcctcaccggctagcgatgctaacaccggaaaacgcggagcacaaccgagcacgctcaggcggacgttcaatcggacgacgaagagtgccccgagtccaatgcatattcatcggagcagtgggtacagtctgctacttgctattccccggaaaaaaaggccgtcaagaaagtgtaacgtctgcacacgaaaggggcaatcgcagtgaaacgaatctgttgtgcaaatcctgctccgtctccttgcacgcaggggagtgttacaaaaagaaaaactgtatttgaaacatccacataattgtaaatagtatcacagttgcacacatttgtaaatagtttgcgaaattgttttgtcaaattgttacaatgttgaatggaaataaacttattttgcaatctaaaaacacttttacattgttggtgatagcgttttacagaagtaaagcactatttaggtgtttgtggcatcattcatggacaaaaagaagtgtagaattcactagagtgcatgaaataacattgtttcacaaaaagcttgttttctccgttttttgtttcaaaacagagcatttcggtgaaactaaccattttatattgttgattactgaaaaacggaataaggtagaaacaaacttctttttctgatgaaagatgagagttcaatctttcatttggtagtatgtgtgtttccatagtccaaacacaacattttctgtggaccttgaaagatcagtcaaaatgcttaaatcggctggcactggcggcatcccttttctgaaaacgtctggcagtcaaagagttaacattatgaacagggggtggggggtaaaaTTGGCAGGCACACCCGTTTAATGAAACATTAAACTTAAGTTTAactttaatttcacacttattGTTAAAATTTGACACGACAAACAATGTCAAACACTGTCTTGAACACCCTGTACTTTTGTTCTGTGAGTACACGCCTGTCATTGAGTGGCAGTTGGCcgaaaagtgtttttgttccACCTCATCACACTCATGAAAGGAATTTTGAAAGTAGAAGACTGATTGCATGCTTGAGTGTGTTCTACTTGGGAGGTTGGTAGAACCTTGAATTGGGCTTGCGTTGCAAGCATGCTCATGCCAGCTCAAGGCTGCAGCCatccatctttctttctttctttcttttttttgtggcaggtTACAAGGCTATCCAACAGCTTGTTTcttatcctttttttccctccagagTGATCAAGCATTTACTGGCTTAAATTTTGGCATGCTTAGAAGGTCAATCAGTGCAGGATAGAGTCTGACTATGGCTGATTATAAGCATTTCGTCAGATTATGCACGGTTTCGCCATCATAGTTATTAAAAGGTCATCGAGTTGAATACAcgcaaggagaaaaaaaaaagagaaaaactgaACGTTTTACTTGGTAGTGATGTGCTGACTTGTTCACTTCCCATGCAGGTCGGACAACAAGGTGACGGTCCACTTCATCAACAGGGATGGCGAGAAGATAACGGTGGAGGGGTCTCCCGGCGACTCGCTGCTGGACGTCGTCATTAACGAAGATCTCGATATTGACGGTTTTGGTTTGTAAACAAGACACGACGCTCGCGTGTATACAATAAGGAGCCACTTTGAACTGGTGTGTCTTTGGCCGCAGGGGCATGCGAGGGGACGCTAGCGTGCTCCACCTGCCATCTCATCTTTGACGAGGACGTGTACAAAAAACTGGGCCCCGTCACGGACGAGGAAATGGACATGTTGGACTTGGCGTACGGCCTGACGGACACGTAAGGACACACTTGATGGTGTTCATAagacatatttttttgaaacaaattCATTTTGTCATAAAGTGACTGTTGATAAAACTTTCAAGCTTATCGATAGTCCGCTCGAGCACAGACACTGCTAGCATTGAGACGTTGCAAGCATTTTgttcatctttatttttgtatttcactCACAAAGATCCACAAGTATCTTACAAATGAAATGGCTGACTGTGTCTCTTTTCCTGCGTAGATCGCGTCTGGGTTGCCAGATCTGTCTGAGCAGGTCCCTGCAGGGCATAGTGGCCCGCGTTCCAGAGAGCGTAGCAGACATCCGTCAAAGTCAAGATGGCTCTTCCTAGCGACTTTTTGGTGGTGATGCTCAGTGCCTGAATCGACATGAACCAACAAACGCCGTTGTGCGTCTACGGAccgatcaaatcaaaatggcaaacAGAACGTGACTGACATGTTAGCAAAGCCGCACAGCAAGtatattttattaatgaatTCTGTCATATGACCTTATCGCCACATTTTGACATCTTTTATATAACCATACAATTTTATCATGTGATTGTACATAGCTAGAACACATCTGTGTATAGAGAAAGCAGATAATaattacagaaataaaaaaaaaaagtaacctttCTAATAGCATGTCTGTATTGCAAGGGAAAGGCCCGTGAGAGCATTTGCAAATGTTTGCTTGGATTCTTACGAAGGAGCCTGATGGGCAGTGGTGAAGCCCGATCCTCACAATCTTGTTACATCTATCGGTGATAGAACTGCTGTTGATAATTTTCATAgccgttaactcatttgctcctaaatACGTATAAAAAtgctctattttaaatattgccatggtcctaaaaacatatttatacattttcatcttcttttttttttttatgcgaaagcatactgaaggctttgatgcggcctctgacctgaagaggtcgcttaacgcaattgtagttattacaaaaaacggccagcatgtggcagcagagcataagagatcaaccagggccatgttgcaaaaaaacatttgtgaataatgatgaaacttagctatattctattactaatgctaattgctgaatgGAAACAGATACTCCTCAAAAAAATTGAGTAGGTTCCatggttttatagcaatagaacacaatattttgtgggacttgcaaaattagtcaaaatccagtaaaacagctgggagcgaagggggttgcttcagtggaaatgcctgggagtcaatgagttaaaggggaagtcaagtgaaaaatcttctatgcagccccaccagtctaaacacgacattctaattaatactGCGTTTGTGGAATTACCACccgttttattcatctcaggggcggccattttgccacttctcgCCAACACAAAATGATacatatcacagttgctcaagactAATGAGTCTTAAACGACCaaccacagctcagcttgcgacggtcacatgaccaaagttaggaaacaggtgagctgtgattggtcgttacgtgagccctgagcaactgtgaggtcattttcagttgacagcaaatgacaaaatggccgcaccttgagatggataaaaacgagtggattttgctgctaaattaACATTCTACGAAcgcaatgttaatcagaatgctatATTTGGACTTGTGGGGGTGCGTAGAACATattgaaaacagttaaattgCTTGTTAACATTTTTCAGAGCACATTAAGAAGAGCTGTTGCTGCGCAGACAAACAATCCTGTAAACAGTAGGCGAGACAACAGAAGCTTGAAAATGCTTTGTTAGCAagatgtccaccaggtggcgcatTCACACTTTCACGTTTAATTTAAGGAGGAACTGATTTTTACTTCCATTTAAACGGCTAACTATATCACATGACAGCTGTTGTTAACTCAGCCGTATTCTAGAATGTGTAGAAATGGTGACTTGAGCCTGCCAAAGATGCTAATATTCATCAGCGGTGGGTGAGTTTGTGCGTTCGCTAGAGGCTGAGTTCTTCTCCAAGCTCTCTTGTTGAGTTAAAGACAATCTGCGGTCTTTCCTCAGCCAAGAGTTGGGGTGGAGGCTCCTGCAGCTTTTCAAAGTTTTGAAGCATTTAAGATGCTCTTTGGCTGGGCACGCTTTGCGACTCGTCTCCTTTCTGCCTGAAGCCAAAGTGCAGCTTGCGGCGTCGCATGCTTTGACCTGTGTTGGTGCAGGGGAGGTGGGGTTCGAGGACATGCTGGAGGAGCCGGTCTCCATGGCCGCCAGTGACTTTCTGTACCTCTGGTGAAGCCCCGACTTCGAGGCCCACTGGCCTTTGTCGTCGTCATCCTCGCCAGCGAGCCCATCCGCGCTGCCGCCGGACAAGCTCGGCTGAATCTTTGCTTCGTGCATCAATGCCGGCTCAGAACGCCGCCGCTGTCTGTGGATGCTGCGCAGGTAAACGGAGTCCAGGGTGGACGAGGAGGGGTCCGCCGCGGGTGCATCTTGGATCTGCCCGCTTCCCCTCAGCACCTGCCAGTCAGCGTGCCGCACGTCGGCCTCGTTGTCCTGCTCGTAGTCGCTGAAGGTGAGGACCGAGTCCAGACTGCCTGGTTTGGATCGGAGACGTCTGCCGCAAAAACTTGGCGAGCCTCCGCTGCTGGTATCCAACTCGTTCTCTAGACTGTCATAGGACGAGTCTGTCATAGGGTACATCCAATTGTCTGCGGGTCGGGGAAATGTGACAAAACTGTGAGTGACCATCAATGTAGACCTCAAATGTTTCCAACGTCAAATTGGATCAGATAGAAGATGGCGAGTACCGCAGAGTTCTGTCTCCGGCGTGTTGAGTCTCCGTGGCGAACCTCCAAACAGGGAGGCGGGCTCCTCTCCCACAATCTGCTGGCAGTGTTCGATCATGAATTTCACCAAGTCACAAACCTGCAGCGAACCACACAAACACTTCATTGAGTTTTCAATTTACGCACACAATTCAttttctacactctaaaaagagaattgttgaaccaatttaagattataaattgaattattgaccaacttaaaaaaataaaagggatTAGGGAGTTATCTGATCTAAAGGGCTTGTTTAAGGATGCGTGGCTATCCCTGCTTGTGACCTTAAGAGACGATCTGAAAGGGGCACCAAGGACAAGTCGAGTGCAGGAAAGGAGCGAGCAAGTCTTTGCGGTGgctcaaaataacaaaacaggTCATTTCAAAAGCACAGCAGTGTAAACTCTGTAAAGGAAGCAAGGGCACTCAGAAAAGCTCCTCTAATGCAAGGATGGCCAGCTTAAATGTTGGAGTCGGCCACCATTTTTCATCAGCACCAGGGGGCCACATAGGACCGTGCACTTTCTAAACCTGATggatgacaaaaatgtcaatttcaatATGGGCAaaatatgtgcatgtgcatcaGGTTATCTTGCTGAAATGCATGTAACAAGATTCATTCTTCAACAAAGGGTTtgaggcaataaaaaaaaccacaaaaaaaacacgttactgtggttatttctttttttttctttcttttatacaGTGTGAAAGACAAGGTTCCGATGCATCAGAATCACCATTCAAAGGTTGCataaaactgctgaacagcaaatTCACAAAAATCACCCATATAGGCCTACCAACTCAACTTGTCGAGCATGCTATTAAAAATTTCCAAATTATTAGTCCTACTCGACAGTTCACTCAGTTTTGTTTCCCCTGCCttaacatatatataatatatgacGAGTGCGCTCTTCCTGGtaattactaggggtgtgccaaaaaatcgattctcataagaatcgcgattctcatttagtacgattcagaatcgattttaaatgtcccaaaatcgattttatttaaataattttatactgtcttgactttgtctgtgtgtacatttatttggagcactgttcatgttgtacccggtttggccactgaggggcagtgtggttccacgcggtctaatacactgttaagttttagccatattagagagtagaaggaaaaagtcacaatcaagttattccaataaaagttagttttttttcagcatggagccgttattttgagtgataaaagtgccccgagtagcacgctaattagcgagtcagactggagtacatCATTACAATTCTttaaacatctataaattgaagcaaaaatcattgtcaatcaaatcattttgaataaaaaatcattctgaatcggaaatcgattctgaatcggatcgcaggcccaaaaatcggaatcgaatcgaatcgtgagacattcaaagattcccgcACCTAGTAATTACTTCTCCAAACTAGGTCAggcttgtttttaaatttggtgaAGATTCCTGATGGCTGGcgaaacccccccccaaaaaagaacttttgccccccccaaaagtcTTTATTTTGTCTGGTGGGGGGGCAGCTGAACGTCCTTCGGCCATCCGCTCCCTTACCTTCTTGGTTCCTTCATTTTCTGCCTCAGGGCTGCACAGTGCCCCGGGAGGCCAAAGCATGCTGGGAGCGATGCACACCGCCAGGTTGAAGCCGGTCATCTGGTTCTCGCGGGAGTTGTCTCGTATAGCATGCAGCACGGCCAGCACGTAGCGTAGCAACGCGGCGTTGTCTTTGGGCAGCCGACTCATCACCCTGCAGGAGGACAAGCAATTATTTCTATTGGCGACActtgacattaactcattcactgccattgacggctatagacgtcaaaaatttattgtaactatttctatttaatattttcccacatttgttaacaagagtatgaaaacctagaataatttttttgtacatatagaacagatataaattttttgattaattgtgagttaactagtaaagtaattcgattaattacaatttaaaatggtaatcgcctgacgcccctaatttttaataatcttttctttaaaaaaagaaaaatttgaaaaaaataattacaattatttattttttttttttaaagaaaagattaaaaatgataggtgtcaggtgattaaaaattttaatcgtaattaattgcatgactttactagttaactcacgattaatcacaaattttatatctgttctatatgtacaaaaaaaaaatctaggttttcatactcttgttaaaaaaaagtggaaaaaaatgttactttaatgaatttatgacgtttatagccgtcaatggcagtgaatgagttcatctttACGTGCAAGAAATATCAACAAATTGGCCAAGTGGTCAGCGGTTTATCACACCGTTGTATCTCTTGCACCcgctcctcctccccctcttcATCGACCAGCACGTCCATCCATTCTCCATGCAGCTCACAACATAACAGGCTGCCGGGGATGTTGCGAAGGAAGTCCTGGGAAACATCGAAGAGCTATTCAGTGGCCGACAGTGAGGAAAGATGTTTACATTAGAAATTGGCATTTTGGGCCGTGATGGGGTCAAAGAAGGCATAAACACAGGAGTGCTTGTCCAATCACAATAACAAGGATTAGAATGCAGATTAAGGACCCTATGAACATGTTGTCCTGCTAATGTGGATGTGCGGGAGGAGATTAAAGGCCAGGTGAGAGATGTGGGTCATCATGACAAGCCTACTTTAAAGACGCCGGCGATGATGAAGATGTGGTCCCGTGTGAGCGGGAGAAGGAACTGGCCGGCATCCAGTGAGTCGCGCAGCTCCCTGACGGCTCGAGCGCCCGCCGGCCGCCGAAAGATTCCCCGCGTCCACGGGCCCTCGTTATACAGAAGCCTCAGCATGTCCTAGCAAGGGAGGACGACCATGAGATGGTGTTCTGCTCAAATCGGCGAAGGGGCGGGAAATTTCCGGAAACTTGTCAGGAAAATGAAGCTGGGGAACACCCACCATCACGGACTTTGGCAGAGCACCTCCCACGCACACGGCGCTGAGCGGGCGTCCGAATAAGCAGCCCTGAGAAGCGGTGCCCGTGGATGACGCCATCTGAGGGGAGGAGCCTCGCAGAAAGGCCCAAGTGATGAGGGAGCGCCTCCTTTTTAATGGCTTCTGGGGGAACTCTTGACACAGACACAagagagtatatatatatatatatatatatatagccgcCATTGTTAGAGTTGCCGAGCTGACCTGTGGCCGCTTGCAGTTGAAGCGTTTCGTCAGGGCGGGCTCTCAGGATGAACTGGCAGCGCTTGTGCACCTGCAGCTGCTCCGACTGCATCGCCCAGTCTCCGTCCTCGGGCGCCGTAGCGCTGTGGGTCAACGTTTGCCGCACGTGACTCATGTGGATACTGAAGGGGAACTCGTGACCTGAGACAGAGGACAACCGGGAGTAGGTTGTTCTTCATGCATGTTCTATTTTTCAAGCTTGAAGCGCATGTCACACACATTCCACAGACACAGAACCATATAAGGGAacactgtgatgtcacttttgtacccccctccccccaagaaACTGTTTCGTGTTCAACTCAACAgagaagggaagatacaagctgatgGGCTTGGTCTTTGTTAAAAAGTCAgagctctttgtactcatcacAATgcaactttaactcattcactgcaattgatggctatagacgtcaaaaattaatttgaactatttctattagtttaacatttttccactcttgttaacaagagtatgaaaacctaggggaaaaaaaaatattgtacatttagaacatatataaaatgtgtgattaatcttgagttaactagtgaagtcatgtgattaattctaataaaaaatgttaatcgcctgatgcccctaattaagaaaaacgaaaagattattaaaaatgaaggtTGTCAGacgatcatttttttaaaattgtaattaatcgcatgacttcaatagttaactcacgattaatcacaaattttgtgatctattctaaatgtgcaatatttttttttctttctaggttttcatactcttgttaacaaaagtggaaaaaatgtgaaactaatagaaattgctcaaatgaatttttgacgtctatagccgtcaatggcagtgaatgagttaagattcgCTTTAAGAACCGACTCTCCAATTCATAGTCGCAGCGACAAATTTGTAAGCCGACAGATAAAACATGAAGGGGGAAATGCATTACAAAGCACAATAGGAGgttcgttgttgtttttgcattcCGCCAgctaacaaacaaactgacAGTTGTTGGTTGCGAACGTTAAAGCAAATTGATCATTTTCaagtttgaagaagaagaaaacagaaaTCCTGCATCCATCTAAACTAAGCGATGGAAATTAACCAAAGCTAGTGACTAACCAATGAGTGGGTAGGGCGTATTGTCCCTCTTAGAGAGGATCCACAGCTGGTAGTCCTTCACGCTACcctgaacacaaaaacaaagttagACAGTTATGccacaaatatataaaaaaaatttaaataatatagactttttttttttttactcattcactgccattgacgactttaaatgtcaaaaattcattttaactatttctattagtttaattttttccacttttgttaacaagagtatgacaatctagactcttttttttattattatctttttctttttttaaagaaaagattatctaAAAAATAGGGGCACAAgcgattaaaatgtgtaattgtaattaatcgcatgagttcaatagttaactcacgattaatcacaaattttaaatctgttctaaatgtacaataattttcttctaggttttcatactcttgttaacaaaagtgaagaaaaaaagttcaactaataaaaatagttcaaattaatttttgacgtctatagccgtcaatggcagtgaatgagttaatatcagaCGGAAGATATCCAACTGGTGATGTTACTCACAATGATGCAAAACTGCTGCAGGGCCAGTCGGATGACCTCATGGGTCGAATCAGAGTTGCTGACGGGCAAAGTCTTTGCCTAAATGGTGGAAGAGGATCACATACAATGAGTGACAGGTGGGAAGCAGGGAAAAAATTGGGGtaaattaacattttctttttctacgTCTGCTTACAACAGCGTAAGTGTTAAGTCCCTTCCCATACACTCTGAGAGGGATGGTTTTCGGTTCTTCCTTCTCTTTTTCCTCTTTAATGCGACTACAGAGAAGATGAAAAGGTTTCGTTTGCCGCTTGTACGCAAACACACATCAATGTGCCGCATTCAAGACAAGCTCACCTTTTCAGGAGAGACGAccatttctctttttcttccGCTGAGCTGACATGTCAAACAAAACTCGCAGCATGAATGTAGAAATACCTGATGCGTATGTACatgtttcttatttttttagagtgtgtgtttCACCTGAACGTTGCAACCGAGTTACAGGTGGGCCACCCAATGACAAAGCTCCTCTCGGGGCAGGCGCTCCCCTCACACACCTCCTCCATGCAACTCGCTGTCCACATTTCACATACGCGCGCTTGGGCCTTCTGCTTGAATTGGTTGGCTGACCTGGCGCAACGTAAATGTCGCATGCATGTGAACATCTTGCCTTCTGCAAGCGTTGAAACGCAGGCGCGCTCACTTGGCTTTGGCGATCACCAGGATGTcggtgaagaggaagaagtgtCTGTCTTGAGTCTGCATGCCAGTTTTCAACTGAGTGTGTCCATGTTGGAGAAACAACCTGTCGGCCACTCTCAGGCAGGACTGGACCAATGAGCACGTCTCCGGGAACACGGGAACCGGGAGGCTCTCTCTGGAAGAGCCCAACACGTGGCGCCAAATCACTATTACTAGGAGATGCAAATCTGTACAAACGTCTGGTCTTGCATCCCACAGAGCATCCAACAATTGTTGATGATATTTCATTGGTAAATGTAGCAGGAGAAATAAACAATACATTGAGGTTCAAAAAATGGTCAGGCATAATATTCCCTTTTGTCATTGGACCAGCATTGCAAAATTGCTGCCTGGCAAGTCTTTTTGTCCCTGTCTGCAGTTTAGTGCCAACCTTGGAAGGCTTTATGAACATCACAAGGTAAAAGTTACGCGATCCATGGCAAGCTTCTCAAAATAAGGGTCTGTTTTTGATGGACCATGCAGCAGAAGGCCCGCTACTACCAGCTTTGATGAAAACACTGAACTTTTGGAGCAGGCGTTTGCGCAAAGGTCTAGATCTGCAGCTCT
This window harbors:
- the fdx1 gene encoding adrenodoxin; translation: MASLLTAFRRIAHAGVREYARRAAASCAFSGLTAHRSFVTGKQPLRSDNKVTVHFINRDGEKITVEGSPGDSLLDVVINEDLDIDGFGACEGTLACSTCHLIFDEDVYKKLGPVTDEEMDMLDLAYGLTDTSRLGCQICLSRSLQGIVARVPESVADIRQSQDGSS
- the LOC144038118 gene encoding rho GTPase-activating protein 20-like; amino-acid sequence: MDNMSPQLQQDRLSQGSGQSDNRRRVKSQSLRCQSAPSLVIRKALSRSKTLSRESLPVPVFPETCSLVQSCLRVADRLFLQHGHTQLKTGMQTQDRHFFLFTDILVIAKAKSANQFKQKAQARVCEMWTASCMEEVCEGSACPERSFVIGWPTCNSVATFSSAEEKEKWSSLLKSRIKEEKEKEEPKTIPLRVYGKGLNTYAVAKTLPVSNSDSTHEVIRLALQQFCIIGSVKDYQLWILSKRDNTPYPLIGHEFPFSIHMSHVRQTLTHSATAPEDGDWAMQSEQLQVHKRCQFILRARPDETLQLQAATEFPQKPLKRRRSLITWAFLRGSSPQMASSTGTASQGCLFGRPLSAVCVGGALPKSVMDMLRLLYNEGPWTRGIFRRPAGARAVRELRDSLDAGQFLLPLTRDHIFIIAGVFKDFLRNIPGSLLCCELHGEWMDVLVDEEGEEERVQEIQRVMSRLPKDNAALLRYVLAVLHAIRDNSRENQMTGFNLAVCIAPSMLWPPGALCSPEAENEGTKKVCDLVKFMIEHCQQIVGEEPASLFGGSPRRLNTPETELCDNWMYPMTDSSYDSLENELDTSSGGSPSFCGRRLRSKPGSLDSVLTFSDYEQDNEADVRHADWQVLRGSGQIQDAPAADPSSSTLDSVYLRSIHRQRRRSEPALMHEAKIQPSLSGGSADGLAGEDDDDKGQWASKSGLHQRYRKSLAAMETGSSSMSSNPTSPAPTQVKACDAASCTLASGRKETSRKACPAKEHLKCFKTLKSCRSLHPNSWLRKDRRLSLTQQESLEKNSASSERTNSPTADEY